In the Candidatus Electrothrix sp. GW3-4 genome, one interval contains:
- a CDS encoding hemerythrin domain-containing protein gives MKDVKMDKLTKAYLDHGMISEEMTFFKKFVEGIDADEVENYLSRLRTFSEEYITNHFRFEEEEIFPMILKYGNEKEKKMVHMLKDDHVTILKKLDKFMKQVASYGAHPTEKEIEEIMISSRALLEMVLIHARKEDAHLFPNL, from the coding sequence ATGAAAGATGTCAAGATGGACAAACTGACTAAGGCATACCTTGATCATGGTATGATTTCCGAGGAGATGACCTTCTTCAAGAAATTCGTCGAAGGAATAGATGCCGATGAGGTAGAAAATTATCTCAGCAGGTTGCGGACGTTCTCAGAAGAATATATTACCAATCATTTCCGGTTTGAAGAGGAAGAAATTTTCCCCATGATACTCAAATACGGTAATGAAAAAGAAAAAAAGATGGTGCATATGTTGAAGGATGACCATGTAACCATATTAAAAAAACTTGATAAGTTTATGAAGCAGGTCGCTTCCTACGGGGCGCATCCAACAGAAAAGGAAATAGAAGAAATTATGATCTCAAGCAGAGCACTCCTTGAAATGGTCCTTATTCATGCCCGCAAAGAAGATGCCCACCTCTTTCCAAATCTTTAG
- a CDS encoding DUF6726 family protein — MMLLPLLSGCFFTKVVTVPMRVGGAVISVVPVVGNTVHKAIDEAAEAVDEVPL; from the coding sequence ATGATGTTGCTTCCACTCCTCAGCGGCTGCTTCTTCACAAAGGTCGTCACTGTACCTATGCGCGTGGGAGGGGCCGTGATCTCTGTTGTTCCTGTTGTGGGGAATACAGTTCATAAGGCAATCGATGAGGCCGCAGAGGCTGTCGATGAAGTGCCGTTATAA
- a CDS encoding cytochrome b N-terminal domain-containing protein, translated as MSTTPDLLHQKQERLTERLQQRLFSIRWGGHALISLYISVLSGLIVGLQYNAAEPFYSTATIELIVPFGSFWRSLHYFSSQAFMLLLLVHLFIILWQKAPTPAYRFTRGTWLRLTASVPVALTLLFTGYILRGDATGEAAGAIAENITQSLPILGTYLNKILFDSNAVGVQKVYLNHLIGLMVVGGFCVWSHLRRYTVSWRNHLPLTLFLLLLAPLFKTPLERDHFGLLHINGPWFFVGLQELLRYLPVFWAGIFVPATFVGALLLLPQEGRARRVTFWFMGAWLLVYTVLSVMGFLRG; from the coding sequence ATGTCCACCACGCCAGACCTGCTGCATCAGAAACAAGAAAGGCTGACTGAGCGGCTGCAACAGAGGCTGTTCTCAATCCGTTGGGGCGGCCATGCCTTGATTTCGCTCTATATCTCGGTCCTGTCCGGCCTGATTGTCGGGCTCCAGTACAACGCGGCTGAACCCTTTTATTCCACCGCGACCATAGAGCTGATCGTGCCCTTTGGCTCCTTCTGGCGTTCCTTGCATTATTTCTCCAGCCAGGCCTTCATGCTGCTGCTGTTGGTGCATCTATTTATTATTCTGTGGCAGAAGGCACCCACGCCCGCCTATCGCTTTACCCGAGGAACATGGCTGCGCCTTACGGCCTCAGTTCCAGTTGCGCTCACCTTGCTCTTTACCGGCTATATCCTCCGGGGCGACGCCACCGGAGAGGCAGCCGGGGCCATTGCTGAGAATATCACCCAATCGCTTCCTATCCTCGGAACGTATCTGAATAAAATCCTCTTTGATAGCAATGCCGTTGGCGTACAAAAGGTCTACTTGAATCATCTGATTGGGCTGATGGTTGTAGGCGGTTTTTGTGTTTGGTCGCATCTGCGCCGTTATACCGTGTCCTGGCGCAATCATCTTCCCTTGACTCTTTTTCTTCTTCTGCTTGCTCCGCTTTTTAAGACGCCGTTGGAGCGGGATCATTTCGGCCTGCTGCATATTAACGGACCGTGGTTTTTTGTCGGCTTGCAGGAGCTGCTGCGCTATCTCCCGGTTTTCTGGGCTGGGATTTTTGTCCCGGCGACCTTTGTTGGCGCCTTACTGCTTTTACCGCAGGAAGGGCGTGCTCGTCGGGTAACCTTCTGGTTCATGGGGGCTTGGTTGCTCGTGTATACCGTATTGAGCGTCATGGGGTTTCTTCGGGGATAA
- a CDS encoding ubiquinol-cytochrome c reductase iron-sulfur subunit yields the protein MEGKKRDISAERRSFLRNMLSWTGAFIGASLLYPLFRFAGFAVKPKPRHIKVAAPLPVSGFHAERDFILFARGEQAWAVSRTCTHLGCRVNFLEDKQLIECPCHQSRFTEQGKRLRGPAERDLPVFAVAVQKDADGAITGYVVTI from the coding sequence ATGGAGGGAAAGAAAAGAGATATCTCGGCTGAGCGCCGCAGTTTTTTGCGCAATATGCTCAGTTGGACCGGGGCCTTTATCGGCGCGAGCCTCCTTTATCCCCTGTTTCGTTTTGCCGGTTTTGCCGTCAAGCCTAAGCCAAGGCATATCAAGGTGGCGGCTCCCCTGCCTGTGAGTGGTTTTCATGCGGAGCGGGATTTTATCCTCTTTGCCCGGGGAGAGCAGGCCTGGGCCGTTTCCAGGACCTGTACCCACCTGGGCTGCCGGGTGAATTTTCTGGAAGATAAGCAGCTCATTGAGTGCCCCTGTCATCAGAGTCGGTTTACTGAGCAGGGAAAACGGCTGAGAGGTCCAGCTGAGCGAGATTTACCGGTCTTTGCGGTTGCTGTCCAGAAGGACGCAGACGGGGCGATAACCGGTTATGTGGTGACGATCTGA
- the coaD gene encoding pantetheine-phosphate adenylyltransferase, whose amino-acid sequence MPHQVIPDLDSQAGRPSGIAVYPGTFDPITNGHVDIVKRSLRMFDHVIVALAINTGKTPLFTLEERVALVKQCFVANRNVTVDTTDGLIVDYAVQQRACAIVRGLRAVSDFDYEFQLALMNRKLERRVQTVFLMTGFRWIYISSSIIKDAARHGGDVSGMVPAHVLAALKEKFTH is encoded by the coding sequence ATGCCTCATCAAGTTATTCCTGACCTGGATTCTCAGGCGGGTCGGCCCTCAGGTATCGCTGTCTACCCTGGTACCTTTGATCCCATTACCAATGGCCATGTTGATATTGTTAAGCGATCGTTACGCATGTTTGATCATGTAATCGTGGCCCTGGCCATCAATACGGGCAAGACCCCCCTGTTTACTCTGGAAGAACGGGTTGCGCTGGTCAAGCAATGCTTTGTCGCGAACAGGAACGTGACAGTGGATACCACTGATGGTTTGATTGTTGATTACGCTGTTCAACAAAGGGCCTGTGCCATTGTCCGTGGTCTGCGGGCGGTTTCTGATTTTGACTATGAGTTTCAGCTCGCCCTGATGAACCGGAAATTGGAACGGAGGGTGCAGACCGTCTTCCTCATGACCGGTTTCCGCTGGATATATATCAGTTCATCCATTATCAAGGATGCTGCCCGGCACGGTGGAGATGTCAGCGGGATGGTCCCTGCCCATGTGCTGGCGGCACTGAAAGAGAAGTTTACGCACTGA
- the rsmD gene encoding 16S rRNA (guanine(966)-N(2))-methyltransferase RsmD, whose protein sequence is MRITGGSAKGRHLIRPKAGWRFIRPTGDRVREALFNILGDEVAGSAILDLYAGTGALGLEALSRGAETAIFVDQSRQSLELIHGNLTNCFPAARASLQQLNLSRQDSIERLKKKMPAQLRFDIVFLDPPYEKKLAEKTVVMVEREALLKDNGLVIAEERASEQLADQYGTLTLASHRSYGETGLWLYRNTANSSCKTSTCS, encoded by the coding sequence ATGCGGATTACTGGCGGTTCAGCCAAAGGACGCCACCTGATCAGACCCAAGGCAGGGTGGCGTTTTATTCGCCCCACCGGAGACAGGGTACGTGAGGCCCTGTTTAATATCCTTGGTGATGAAGTGGCTGGCAGCGCTATCCTTGATCTCTATGCCGGTACCGGGGCCTTGGGCCTTGAGGCCTTAAGCCGGGGAGCGGAGACAGCCATCTTTGTCGATCAATCCCGTCAATCCCTTGAGCTTATTCACGGAAATCTGACAAACTGTTTTCCCGCTGCACGGGCCTCTCTGCAACAGTTGAATCTCTCCAGGCAAGACAGTATAGAGCGTCTGAAAAAGAAAATGCCTGCTCAATTGCGCTTTGATATCGTCTTTCTTGATCCGCCGTATGAAAAAAAACTGGCAGAAAAGACGGTAGTAATGGTAGAAAGGGAGGCCTTACTGAAAGATAATGGATTAGTTATTGCTGAAGAGCGGGCAAGTGAACAGCTTGCTGACCAATACGGCACCCTTACCCTGGCGAGCCACCGAAGCTATGGGGAAACCGGCCTCTGGTTGTATCGCAATACTGCCAACTCCTCATGTAAAACGTCCACCTGTTCCTGA
- the pssA gene encoding CDP-diacylglycerol--serine O-phosphatidyltransferase, translating to MERPRSNRFYALPSMLTCTSLFSGFYSIIASINGDFYPAAVAILVAGVFDGLDGRVARLTDSTSRFGMQLDSLCDLVSFGVAPALLAYLWALIPYGRYGWLAAFLYVATTALRLARFNSMAEDPDNTNHDFVGLPCPAAAGAIATMVMFFRYLGTTDTVKHFSILLLVYLLSYLMISAHRYLSFKKNKIPREKRFQAVVGMILVLTLLATEPPVTLFVTTLLYALSGLFLELYSFVRRKKGQQGQ from the coding sequence ATGGAACGACCGCGATCCAATCGATTTTATGCCCTTCCCAGCATGCTGACCTGCACCAGTCTGTTCAGCGGCTTTTACTCTATCATTGCTTCAATTAATGGAGATTTTTATCCAGCGGCAGTGGCGATCCTGGTGGCAGGAGTTTTTGACGGGCTGGACGGGAGGGTTGCCCGCTTAACGGATTCCACCTCGCGCTTTGGTATGCAGCTGGATTCGCTGTGTGACCTGGTCTCCTTTGGGGTTGCCCCTGCCTTGCTCGCCTATCTCTGGGCCTTGATTCCCTACGGGCGTTACGGCTGGTTGGCTGCTTTCCTGTATGTCGCCACTACGGCTTTGCGCTTAGCTCGTTTTAACTCTATGGCCGAGGACCCGGACAATACCAATCATGATTTTGTCGGCTTACCCTGCCCGGCAGCTGCTGGCGCTATTGCGACCATGGTCATGTTCTTTCGCTATTTAGGGACCACAGATACGGTGAAGCATTTTTCCATCCTCTTATTGGTCTATCTGCTCTCCTACCTGATGATCTCAGCCCATCGTTATCTGAGCTTCAAAAAAAATAAGATTCCCCGGGAAAAACGTTTTCAGGCCGTTGTTGGGATGATTCTGGTTTTGACCTTGTTAGCGACCGAGCCTCCTGTTACCCTGTTTGTCACGACATTATTGTATGCTCTCTCGGGTTTGTTTTTGGAACTGTACAGCTTTGTACGAAGAAAAAAAGGTCAACAGGGCCAGTAA
- a CDS encoding lytic murein transglycosylase, with protein sequence MIFRCSPSVLSSFVVFLLFLFATAAEAKPTPVILVEDGQPINLQQEKYRKLFLELEQKYQFSPAELKQTFQGQEISKRVLELMDKQWKRTPYYEYFSRFLTPKTIQTGRKKLRQYNKLLGRIERQFGVKREIVVAIWGIETRYGSNQGGFYILQTLNTLFDAYPRRAEFFRGELIQFLVLCREHGIDPRTAKGSYAGAFGQAQFMPSSFRRFAVSFDGNEQCDLWSSVPDALASIANYLKQHGWEQGTPIYVELGNTLMDKRLRAVMEEGRKGRIPWELVRAVQKKDLPPSPGKRPLSIIGLELDPKTARHAYRYVAGYPNFHTITEYNHSLFYGMAVSELAERLKKK encoded by the coding sequence ATGATATTTCGTTGTAGTCCTTCAGTCCTTTCTTCTTTTGTTGTGTTCCTTCTGTTCCTCTTTGCAACAGCAGCTGAGGCAAAACCGACGCCGGTCATTCTCGTTGAGGATGGGCAGCCCATCAACCTGCAACAGGAAAAGTACAGGAAGCTCTTTCTGGAGCTTGAGCAGAAATATCAGTTTTCGCCTGCCGAACTGAAGCAAACCTTTCAGGGCCAGGAGATCTCCAAACGAGTGCTTGAGCTGATGGACAAGCAGTGGAAACGGACTCCTTACTACGAATACTTTTCCCGTTTTCTTACGCCGAAAACTATCCAGACCGGCAGGAAAAAACTCCGGCAATATAACAAGCTGTTGGGCCGAATAGAGAGGCAATTCGGAGTGAAGCGGGAGATCGTCGTGGCCATCTGGGGCATAGAGACTCGCTATGGCTCCAACCAGGGAGGGTTTTATATCCTTCAGACCCTGAATACCTTGTTTGACGCCTATCCCAGGCGGGCGGAATTTTTTCGCGGCGAGCTGATTCAGTTTCTTGTCCTCTGTCGGGAGCACGGCATTGATCCGCGAACAGCCAAAGGTTCCTATGCAGGTGCCTTTGGGCAGGCCCAGTTCATGCCCTCTTCTTTTCGTCGTTTTGCGGTCAGTTTTGATGGCAATGAGCAATGCGACCTCTGGAGCTCCGTACCAGATGCCCTGGCCTCCATTGCCAATTATCTGAAACAGCACGGCTGGGAGCAGGGGACACCGATCTATGTGGAGTTGGGCAATACCCTGATGGATAAGCGCCTGCGGGCGGTAATGGAGGAAGGAAGAAAGGGGCGGATCCCTTGGGAGCTCGTCCGGGCAGTCCAGAAAAAGGACCTTCCCCCCTCACCGGGAAAGCGGCCTCTTTCCATTATTGGCCTGGAACTTGATCCGAAAACAGCCAGGCATGCCTATCGCTATGTTGCTGGCTACCCCAATTTTCACACTATTACGGAATATAACCATTCACTCTTTTATGGAATGGCTGTTAGTGAGTTGGCAGAACGGCTGAAGAAAAAATAG
- a CDS encoding acetyltransferase: MKYIDVFNGDADGICALHQLRLHEPRPDGQLLSGVKRDIVLLEQVSTVRETALTVLDISLDRNRESLEKILAGGNRVFYADHHYAGELPASEHLIAHIDPQPLTCTSLIINQLLAGKYVLWAIVGAFGDNLDESAAQLAQEIGVEQASLGLLKETGILLNYNGYGASLEDLFFHPVELFRQVQPYPDPLAFYAEAPALQTLKEGYQGDMEQALSYDPMHQDNSGRVYQLPAEPWARRVAGVYSNTLARQKPELAHALLTENADKSLRISVRAPLSNRNGADVLCRQFPSGGGRAAAAGVNALPPEQLDTFIGAFSAQFRSSDPV, translated from the coding sequence ATGAAATATATTGATGTGTTTAACGGCGATGCCGATGGGATCTGTGCCCTTCATCAGTTGCGCCTGCATGAGCCCCGCCCTGACGGCCAACTGCTCAGTGGGGTGAAACGGGATATTGTCCTGCTTGAACAGGTGAGCACGGTGCGCGAGACAGCGCTCACGGTCCTGGATATCTCCCTTGATCGAAACAGGGAAAGCCTGGAAAAGATCTTGGCAGGTGGCAATAGGGTGTTCTATGCCGATCATCATTATGCCGGAGAGCTCCCGGCTTCTGAGCATCTCATCGCCCATATTGACCCCCAGCCCCTGACCTGCACCTCGTTGATCATCAATCAGCTCCTTGCAGGAAAATATGTCCTCTGGGCCATTGTTGGCGCCTTTGGCGATAATCTTGATGAATCCGCTGCACAGCTCGCCCAGGAAATCGGGGTTGAGCAGGCCTCCCTTGGCTTACTCAAAGAGACAGGAATCCTCCTCAACTATAACGGTTACGGGGCAAGCCTGGAGGATCTCTTTTTTCATCCGGTTGAACTGTTCCGTCAGGTGCAACCCTATCCTGATCCGCTGGCCTTTTATGCAGAGGCCCCCGCATTACAGACCCTGAAGGAGGGCTATCAAGGTGATATGGAGCAGGCCTTGTCTTACGATCCTATGCATCAGGATAACTCAGGACGAGTCTATCAGTTGCCTGCTGAGCCTTGGGCCCGCAGGGTGGCTGGTGTTTATTCCAATACCTTGGCTCGACAGAAGCCTGAACTTGCCCACGCCCTTTTAACAGAGAACGCTGATAAATCTTTGCGGATCAGCGTGCGTGCGCCTTTGAGCAACCGTAACGGGGCAGATGTCCTTTGCCGTCAGTTTCCCAGTGGTGGCGGGCGGGCCGCAGCAGCTGGTGTCAATGCCCTGCCCCCAGAGCAGCTTGATACGTTTATAGGGGCCTTCAGCGCACAGTTCCGCTCGTCTGATCCTGTTTGA
- the lptD gene encoding LPS assembly protein LptD produces the protein MHYRTPFFPFITVACFLGVFCMFNPADVSAEAISAMQWEITADKLTRFEDPASVIAEGNVVLQKKENISSGAQKKQDKKDWSDLLGEDASPADKSATAKDDDVALEEGGEATLIAPKKAPALQEADSGEELAEGATEDEEEEEVVSSAVISTIKADWMVYDMDLGTVKLRGNVLIDIGPDQLSASEGVVHLTRETASFTDATIIRQYKDMRVEGRVIEKTGELTYHIEDGWLVTCKLKDGEPPPWSFNAADAEITDGGYAFLKHATFRIKDVPILYSPIMVLPAKRNRQTGFLFPSVSLSDRDGFSLEWPLFINLSPSSDITLYPHYLAERGFMAGAEARYMLDQESRGTMMANFLNDDLSDRENPDNAEYYAEGGYTHTNQNRYWIRGKADQKFGGWTTRLDIDLVSDQDYLNEFSNGFTGYSVSDKRLSDQFGRGLQDRNTYQRENKLTTLRSWSNGTSLEATLKGIDDVQEYSDGAGSTALWKFPEVKYSGLVPLYDTDVDFSWDANYVYYKRDSGVQAQRIDLYPKLKTALPMLSEYLETTVGVGIRDTMYAIDDNGVEEWQDSDSENRFLADVNGEVATTLRRDFAVNGKEVSAWSHTLRPFVRYTYVTEPDEDTLPQFDSVDTVGDQNQVTYGVNNFFTVSGMGGDGASERDYGYIKLQQNYDLRSEASDEPLSDVQLRLSWTPWQNMNFKYSTDIDVYDDGFTQHIVESDYRNDRGDLLSFDYLFQAGATDEVEDTSSIRLFAQVGLIYDFAAGYALERSIEDSVTIAEKISLSYNPSCWSVEVVADVTPDNEQVMVLFKLANIGSPFGVDLMTSSDE, from the coding sequence GTGCATTACCGAACCCCCTTTTTCCCCTTTATAACGGTTGCTTGTTTTCTGGGCGTATTCTGTATGTTCAATCCGGCAGATGTCAGTGCAGAGGCCATAAGTGCAATGCAGTGGGAAATCACTGCGGATAAACTGACGAGATTTGAAGATCCTGCCAGTGTGATCGCGGAAGGTAATGTTGTCCTGCAAAAAAAAGAAAATATAAGCAGTGGCGCGCAAAAAAAACAGGATAAAAAAGACTGGAGCGACCTTCTTGGTGAGGATGCATCGCCAGCAGATAAGAGCGCCACAGCCAAAGACGACGATGTCGCCCTGGAAGAAGGTGGTGAGGCGACCTTGATAGCCCCCAAAAAGGCCCCTGCCTTACAGGAAGCAGATTCCGGGGAGGAACTTGCTGAGGGAGCGACGGAAGACGAGGAAGAGGAAGAGGTGGTCAGCTCTGCTGTTATCAGTACGATCAAGGCCGATTGGATGGTCTACGATATGGACCTGGGAACGGTCAAGCTGCGTGGTAACGTGTTGATTGATATTGGCCCGGATCAGTTGAGCGCCAGTGAGGGCGTTGTCCATCTGACCAGGGAAACCGCCTCCTTTACCGATGCAACCATTATCCGTCAGTATAAGGATATGCGTGTTGAGGGCCGGGTTATTGAGAAGACCGGTGAGTTGACCTATCATATTGAAGACGGCTGGCTGGTGACCTGCAAGCTGAAGGACGGGGAGCCCCCACCGTGGAGTTTCAATGCCGCTGACGCCGAGATCACGGACGGCGGCTATGCCTTTCTGAAACATGCCACCTTCCGGATCAAAGATGTGCCCATTCTCTATTCCCCCATCATGGTGTTGCCTGCCAAGCGCAACCGCCAGACAGGTTTTCTCTTTCCCTCTGTCTCCCTGTCCGATCGGGACGGGTTTAGTCTGGAATGGCCGCTTTTTATCAACCTGTCTCCAAGCAGCGACATCACGCTCTATCCCCATTATCTTGCCGAGCGGGGCTTCATGGCTGGCGCGGAAGCGCGTTATATGTTGGATCAGGAATCGAGAGGAACCATGATGGCGAATTTCCTCAATGACGATCTCAGTGATAGAGAGAATCCCGACAACGCGGAGTATTACGCTGAAGGCGGGTACACACATACCAATCAGAATCGCTACTGGATCCGGGGAAAGGCGGACCAGAAGTTCGGGGGCTGGACAACTCGGCTTGATATCGACCTTGTCTCTGATCAGGACTATCTCAACGAATTCTCCAATGGTTTTACCGGCTATTCTGTGAGTGATAAACGGCTCTCTGATCAATTCGGGCGCGGACTCCAGGATCGGAACACCTATCAGCGGGAAAACAAGCTGACCACGCTGCGCTCCTGGTCGAACGGTACCTCCCTGGAGGCGACTCTGAAGGGTATTGACGATGTGCAGGAATATAGTGATGGGGCTGGTTCCACAGCATTGTGGAAATTCCCTGAGGTGAAATACAGTGGCTTGGTTCCCTTGTATGACACGGACGTGGATTTTTCCTGGGACGCGAATTACGTCTATTATAAACGTGATTCTGGCGTGCAAGCGCAAAGGATCGACCTTTACCCTAAATTAAAGACGGCCCTGCCCATGCTGAGTGAGTATCTTGAGACCACGGTTGGTGTTGGGATCAGAGATACCATGTATGCGATTGATGATAACGGGGTTGAAGAATGGCAGGACAGTGATAGCGAAAATCGTTTTCTTGCTGATGTGAACGGAGAGGTCGCAACGACCTTGCGCAGGGATTTTGCGGTTAATGGTAAGGAGGTATCAGCATGGAGCCATACCCTGCGGCCCTTTGTCCGTTATACCTATGTCACAGAACCAGATGAGGATACTCTGCCGCAATTTGATTCTGTTGACACCGTTGGTGACCAGAATCAGGTTACCTACGGTGTGAATAACTTTTTCACGGTCTCCGGGATGGGAGGTGATGGAGCGTCTGAACGGGACTACGGATATATCAAACTGCAACAGAACTATGATCTTCGCAGCGAGGCCTCTGATGAGCCTCTTTCAGATGTCCAGCTCCGTCTTTCCTGGACCCCTTGGCAGAACATGAACTTCAAGTACTCCACGGATATTGATGTCTATGATGATGGTTTTACGCAGCATATAGTTGAGAGTGATTACCGCAATGATCGGGGTGATCTGCTTTCTTTTGACTACCTCTTTCAGGCCGGTGCCACTGATGAGGTGGAAGACACCAGCTCAATTCGGCTGTTTGCCCAGGTCGGGCTGATCTATGACTTCGCAGCTGGCTACGCTTTGGAACGATCTATTGAGGATTCTGTGACGATAGCTGAGAAGATCAGTTTGAGTTACAATCCTTCCTGTTGGTCAGTGGAAGTGGTGGCCGATGTTACCCCGGATAATGAGCAGGTGATGGTCCTGTTCAAATTGGCGAATATCGGTAGCCCCTTTGGCGTTGACCTCATGACAAGCAGTGACGAATAG
- a CDS encoding radical SAM protein produces the protein MNHIFGPVNSRRLGRSLGVDLFQDKICTLNCIYCEVGPTVHLTCERAEYAPTQDIKAEIDVYCQDQERLAELDFITVTASGEPTLHAHFGEIITHLKKTSAKPIAVLTNGTTLTDPQVRQELCLADVAIPSLDSALPIGFRRIDRPAPCVDLDLVIEGLITFSHQYDGKIWLEILFAEGINDSAEEVAALRQAVNRMRLDRIQLNTVARPPLESFAHPLNKQGMAAIAQQFQQDNPLRPVDLLAFKASQDDEAEDPKKFFFNLDRAADKQAFTVELVDMLKRRPCTAADINRTFHLGGAEKVELLLDTLVQNGRIQKRVYGDTVYYQYQ, from the coding sequence ATGAATCATATCTTTGGCCCGGTAAATTCCCGGCGACTCGGACGCTCTCTCGGAGTGGATCTTTTTCAGGATAAAATCTGCACCCTCAACTGCATATACTGCGAAGTCGGCCCCACAGTTCATCTGACCTGTGAACGAGCAGAATACGCCCCGACTCAGGACATCAAGGCAGAAATCGACGTCTACTGCCAGGACCAGGAGCGCCTTGCCGAGCTGGACTTCATCACAGTGACGGCCAGCGGTGAGCCCACCCTGCATGCCCATTTTGGGGAGATTATCACGCATCTAAAAAAAACCTCAGCAAAACCGATAGCCGTGTTGACCAACGGAACAACCCTCACCGATCCCCAGGTTCGCCAGGAGCTTTGCCTGGCCGACGTGGCGATTCCTTCACTGGACTCGGCCCTGCCAATAGGCTTCAGAAGGATTGACCGGCCGGCCCCCTGCGTTGATCTGGACCTGGTCATTGAGGGCCTCATTACCTTCTCCCATCAATATGACGGAAAGATATGGCTGGAGATCCTCTTTGCTGAGGGCATCAACGACTCTGCCGAGGAAGTTGCGGCTCTCCGGCAAGCGGTCAATCGGATGCGGCTTGACCGCATCCAGCTGAACACGGTTGCCCGCCCCCCCCTGGAATCCTTTGCCCACCCGCTCAACAAACAAGGCATGGCAGCGATTGCACAGCAATTCCAGCAAGACAACCCCTTGCGCCCTGTCGACCTACTGGCCTTTAAAGCGAGCCAGGACGACGAGGCCGAAGACCCAAAAAAGTTTTTTTTCAACCTTGATCGTGCAGCCGATAAACAGGCCTTCACGGTTGAGCTTGTCGATATGTTAAAACGACGGCCATGTACGGCCGCTGATATCAACCGCACCTTTCATCTGGGAGGGGCGGAAAAGGTTGAGCTGCTGCTTGACACCCTTGTGCAGAACGGTCGCATACAAAAACGAGTCTATGGAGATACGGTCTATTATCAATATCAATAG